The DNA segment AAGAAATCAGAACAATCGTGAGGGATTACAAAAAGGACGAGGTTCTGATACTGACGGATTTGTTAGGGGGGAGTATCAATAATCAGTTACTTGATCTATGCGAATTTAACCATGTCCACGTGATAGCCGGTGTTAATCTTGGAATACTGCTGGAAGTTTACCTTGCCAGTGAGAATGAACCATGTGAAGAAGTCGCATACCGGGCGATTACCATGGGCAGAGAAAACATTCAGCTGTTTAACAGGAAAATTGTACAGGATGCAATTATCAAGGAACATGAAAAGGAGGAGACTTTATGGTAGAACTGCTGCGTATCGACGACAGATTACTGCATGGACAGGTGGCATTTTCATGGGTGAACCGGTATGCGCCGGATGCTATTCTGATTGCGAATGATGAAGTTATGCACAATGAAATACAGAAAATGGCAATTAAGATGGCGAAGCCGGCCGGTATGAAAATGGCGATAAAAACGCTGCAGGACGGTATTGATCTGATCAACAATGAGCACGTAAAACAAATGAAGCTGTTTGTTGTTGTCAAGACCTCACAAGATGCTCTTACTTTGATTCAGGGAGTGAAGGAGCATATCCGGCTATTGAATATCGGAGGAATCTCAAATCGTAAAAAGGGAGGGAAAAATGTAGCTAAGGGAATTTATTTAAGTGAAGAGGATATCGAAAATATAAAGAAAATACAAAAGCTGATTGACGAGGTGGATATCCGCGTCGTACCTACGGATCCTAAAAAGGATATTCAGCATGTATTGTAAGGAAAGGAGAATTGTATGTTAACAGAAGCACTGCTAGTAGCACTGACAGTCACAGTTTTATACTTTATCAATTTATGGTTCGGGTATATCTTTACAGATAAGCCAATAATTATCGGAACCTTTGTCGGGCTTGTTCTTGGGGATCTGCAGACGGGTATTATTTGCGGAGGCGCATATGAACTGATATTCCTTGGTGCTGTTAATATCGGAGGGGCAGTTCCAAGTGATCCGACGACCGGCACTGCGGTGGCAACGGCATTTACGATTTTATCAGGAATGACCACAGAAACTGCAATGGCACTCGCAATTCCTGTAGGATTGCTGATTGCACAGGTTCAGATGCTGTTAAACACAGTTCCAAGCTTCTTAAATCCTGTAGTGGATCGCATGATTGAAAGTGATAACGATAAGGGCATTGCATGGATGACGTTTTTAACGGCATTTATCAAAACGATTCCTATGGGAATATTCTGTTTCTTTGCGATTTATTTCGGCTCTGGTTTCATTACGGATATGGTGAATTCTCTGCCAGAGTTTGTAACCGGTGGGTTAAGTGTTGCGTCCGGTATGCTTGCTGCTGTAGGCTTTGGCATGCTGCTTCGCATTATCTGGAGCAAAGCTCTTGCCGTATATTTCTTTGTAGGCTTTGTGCTGGCTACGTATATGAATGTTCCGATTATCGGGATTGCTATTATCGGATTGATTTATTGCATTATCCGTTATTTTGATACCTTTAAAAAGGAAAGCCTGATACAGGCTGAAGGCGATGAATTCAGTGAGGAGGAAATGTTCAATGACTAAAAAAACTTCGATTCTTTATCTGGAGCCTGATGATAAGAAAATGATCCACTCCATTGCCTGGCGTACCATGGTGGGCAGTTCCACCTATCAATATGAGAAAATGCAGGCACTGACCTTCCTGTATGGTATGATTCCGGCAATCAAACGGTATTATCCTGATAAAAATGATCGTATACAGGCATATAAGCGGCATTGGGAATTGTGGAATACCACACCGCAGGTTGCAGGTCTGGTAACCGGTCTGGCTGCTTCCATGGAACGGCAGGCATCACTTGATCCAGATTACGATGCATCCAGCATCAATGCGGTGAAGGTTGCTTTGATGGGACCGCTGGCAGGTATTGGAGATTCCATATTCTGGGGTTCCCTGAAAATTATCGCTACGGGCATCGGCGTTTCGTTTGCCGCACAGGGAAGTATATTAGGCCCGATTCTGTTCTTCCTCGTCTATAACATTCCAGCAAGCCTGGTTCGTCACCTGTTTCCGGTACTTGGATTTAAACTGGGAGTAGGCTTTCTGGAAAAAGCAAGTAAAAACGGTCTGATGCCGTTTATTACACAATGCTGTAATATTATTGGTCTTATGATGGTGGGAGCGATGACCTGCACAATGGTTACCCTGAAAATACCGTATGTATATGAGGCGGATGGGGCTAAAATTATCGTCCAGGAGCTTTTGGACAGCATTTTACCCAATGTACTCCCTGTTGCCTTGACGCTATTATGCTTCCAGCTATTAAAGAAAAAGAATATTCAGCCGGTCGTACTGATTGTTGGACTTATTATCATTTGTATTATACTGCACTATTTTGGAATTTTATAAAATAAAAAAGGAGAAAAACAATGGAAAATAACAAAAAAGAGCTTATCGAAAAATTAAAGGGCGGACTTATCGTTTCCTGTCAGACACAGCCAAAGGATGTAATTCATGAGGATGGACGCACGGTAGTGACGATGGCAAAGGCTGCACAATGGGGAGGCGCTGTGGGAATCCGCGCTAATGGCCCTGATCAGATTAAGGATATCCATGCGGCAGTTGATCTTCCTATCATTGGGCTACATAAAATAATGTATGAAGGCATGGAGGATGTCATCATGACCCCTACTCTTGCGCATGCCAGGGCTTTATGGGATGCAGGTGCCAGGATTATCGCGCTTGATGCAACTGATCAGCTGACACCGTGGGGAGAGCCGAGATGCAATCTGATACCGGTATTGAAAAAAGAGCTTCCCGATGCTGTAATCTTCGCTGATGTTGATACCTTTGAAAATGCAAAGCATGCAGTGGAACTGGGAGCGGATATCGTTGCGCCGACAATGTCCGGATATACAAAGGCGTCTGCACATATTACGGAACCGCCTGCATATCGTGAAATTGCCAGAATGTGCCGGGAATTACACGTTCCTGTGATTATGGAAGGACATGTTTATACACCGGAATCCGCAATGAAATGTTTATATCTGGGATGTCATGCAGTCGTTGTCGGCAGTGCGATAACAAGACCGCACTTTATCGTAAAACGCTTTACAGATCTGATGAACAAATTCCTGGAAGACAGTAACTGGCGGGAGGATGAAAAAGCATGGACAGGGGTTATTACAAAGGTTGAATGATATGGGAAAGGAGGAGCCTATGGAAAAAATGGTTGATGAAGGGTTGTCCGGAAAAAACAATGTAGAAATTCTTCCGAAGCTGCCATGTGAAAAAACAGTTGAGGAACAGCTGGAAGTCATGGAGCTATATACAAAAACACATGAACAGACAAGAAACAAGCCAAAGGCAGCCAGAGAAATTGACTGCCTGAAGGTACTATTTCCGAGAATGTTTCGCAGTATACAGGAGGATGACATATTTGCAGGAAGATATGATGTCTTACCGATCGGTTTTGGAAGTGTTACCTCTCTGGGAGGTGTCGGACATTATTGTGTATTTGGAAAATTAAATGAATTTCGTGAGCAATTAGAAACAGAAGAGGACCGTAAGCGTGTTGATCGGCTGATTGCATATTGGTCAAAGCACGATTTAAAGGCGATGCATGCCGCAAAATATAACGATCATGATGTAAACCGGGTATTTTCTGATTCTGCCGTTTACGCACCGGTTAATACATCCGCAAGATTAAGCGGGATGATGCTGGATTATAATAAGCTTGTAGATAAAGGTATTTGTGGACTTCGTGCTGAAATAGAATCCAGAAGTATAGATGATCCGCATAATGATTTTTATCAGGCTTCACTGGAGGCCCTGGATTTATTTGAAGCGTGCTGTGATTATCTGGCAGAGCAGGCAAAACAGGATATGGTTTTTGCATCTTCAAAGCGAAAAGAGGATTTGGAAACCATTGTACAAAGCCTGCAGGTGATACGCAAAGACCCGCCGCAAACCTTTCATCAGGCATTGCAGCTGGTCTGGCTGTATGCAATCATGGCAGGAATTATCAATTATGGCAGGCTGGATGATGTTACCGGAAGCTTTTTGAAGCGTGATCTGGATAACGGGACACTGACGTATGAACAGGCCAAGCGCTATGTCAAATGCTTGTGGACGATGATTGAGAATAAACGGACGACGGTAAATGGACGTGTCATCGTAGGAGGCCGCGGCAGAAGAAATCCCAAAGCCGCAGATTTGTTTGTAAAAATAGCCTTGGAGGTCTGTCATGAATGCCGGTATGTGGAACCGCAATTCACGCTGCGATTATACGAGGGGACATCATCTGAAATATTTGATAAAGCGATGGAATGTCTTGCCGATGGTGCTACGTATCCTACCTTATATAATGATGCTGTTCACGTACCGGGATTGATGCATTGTATGAGAGTCAATGAAAAAGAAGCTGAGCAGTACGCACCGTTTGGCTGTGGGGAAATGAATCTTGTAGGTAAGACAACAGGTACTCCAAATGCCACAATCAATCTGTTAAAAACGATGAATATTTTCATGAATCACGGGGTAGATCCCTATGATAATGTATATAAGGCAGATGGTGTGAGCTTCAAAAAATTAGAGGATATACATAGCTTTGAGGAGTTCTTCACGGAATACTGCAGATTGCTGGATCATTATCTGGATCTATGCGCATATACACAGAAAAAGTCATATGAAAGTATGAATGAACAGGTTGCCTTTCTATATGACAGCATTCTGATGGATAACTGTCTGGCAAATGGAAAAGCCCTTTTGGATGGCGGTGTCGTATACCTGGGCGGCTGCTGTGAAACCTTTGGCAATACCAATACAGCTGATGCACTTACCGCAATAAAAAAGCTGGTATTTGAAGAACAGAAATATTCCCTAACAGAAATCCAAAAAGCTCTGCTGGCTGATTTTAACGGCTATGAGCGATTAAGGAAGGAGCTTTTGAATTGTCCGAAATACGGAAATGATGATACATATGCGGATACGATATATCTGAAGCTATACGATCATGTCTCACGCTATACAAGAGCAGCAGGTATTCGCAACGGTCTTCACCATTATGGAATTGTTATCATCAATAATCAGGGAAATACGGAATGGGGATTAAAAACCAGTGCATCGGCAGATGGCAGAAGGAATACGGTATTCCTGAATCCGAGCAACAATCCACAGGGAGGCGCTGATAAGCATGGTCCTACCGCAGTATTGAAGTCTATTTCAAAGCTGGATTCCCGCTTCCATTTGGGATCTGTACAGAATATTAAATTTCAGACCAGTTTCTTTAAGGAGAATATGGATAAAATCAAATTGTTATTTAAAACATATTTTAAGCTCGGTGGCTGTCAGCTCATGGTTACTGTGATTGATTCCCATGCTTTGGAGGATGCGATGGTCCATCCGGAAAAATATCCCGATCTGATAGTCCGTGTCAGCGGGTTCAGCGCTGTGTTTGTTAATCTTGACCGTGAAGTGCAAAAGGAGCTACTCAGCCGCACGATGCATGAGGGATTCTGATATGAAAACAAATATTATGGAAATAGAGCGCTTTGCAATACATGATGGGCCGGGAATCAGAACGGTAGTATTTCTTCAAGGCTGTCCATTGCATTGTCCATGGTGTGCAAATCCGGAATCACAGAGCATGCAGGCACAGCTTATGTATCAGAGAAAAAAATGTATCGGCTGTCAGACTTGTGTGAAACACTGTCCCGCGCATGCTATTGAAGTCATACAGCAGGAATTGGTATTTCATAGAGAGCGATGTCTTTCCTGCAAAACCTGTGAAGAAAATTGTCCTGCAGAAGCGATTCATTTTATCGGAAAGCAGGCTACTGTCGATGAGATAATGGCTGAAGTCCGTAAAGACAAATGCTTTTATGAGGAGTCCAATGGCGGTATAACATTGTCCGGTGGAGAGCCGTTCGTTCAATATGAAGCATGCCGAGCTCTTTTACAGGCTTCCAAGCAGGAAGGGATTTGCACAGCGGTTGAA comes from the Erysipelotrichaceae bacterium 66202529 genome and includes:
- a CDS encoding glycyl-radical enzyme activating protein, with the translated sequence MKTNIMEIERFAIHDGPGIRTVVFLQGCPLHCPWCANPESQSMQAQLMYQRKKCIGCQTCVKHCPAHAIEVIQQELVFHRERCLSCKTCEENCPAEAIHFIGKQATVDEIMAEVRKDKCFYEESNGGITLSGGEPFVQYEACRALLQASKQEGICTAVETTGDYAWERLKECIPLIDIFLFDFKHCDLDKLHQTTGADGERIMQNLKQLSMLVPDKITLRIPVIPGFNYEDTVLKKMIDIAKELQVSSVHLLPYHTLGLSKYEQLDRKYELKGVAMLQKEDLKDYAAYGKSKGIHVQAGG
- a CDS encoding PTS mannose transporter subunit IIB — encoded protein: MYLVLSNNAINRRVMQLARFFAVYRAERRGRMRKFIVASHGNLASGLVSAAQMIIGNVSGMKCFDLCDYHSPLEIYEEIRTIVRDYKKDEVLILTDLLGGSINNQLLDLCEFNHVHVIAGVNLGILLEVYLASENEPCEEVAYRAITMGRENIQLFNRKIVQDAIIKEHEKEETLW
- a CDS encoding PTS sugar transporter subunit IIC, which codes for MLTEALLVALTVTVLYFINLWFGYIFTDKPIIIGTFVGLVLGDLQTGIICGGAYELIFLGAVNIGGAVPSDPTTGTAVATAFTILSGMTTETAMALAIPVGLLIAQVQMLLNTVPSFLNPVVDRMIESDNDKGIAWMTFLTAFIKTIPMGIFCFFAIYFGSGFITDMVNSLPEFVTGGLSVASGMLAAVGFGMLLRIIWSKALAVYFFVGFVLATYMNVPIIGIAIIGLIYCIIRYFDTFKKESLIQAEGDEFSEEEMFND
- a CDS encoding PTS mannose transporter subunit IID; translated protein: MTKKTSILYLEPDDKKMIHSIAWRTMVGSSTYQYEKMQALTFLYGMIPAIKRYYPDKNDRIQAYKRHWELWNTTPQVAGLVTGLAASMERQASLDPDYDASSINAVKVALMGPLAGIGDSIFWGSLKIIATGIGVSFAAQGSILGPILFFLVYNIPASLVRHLFPVLGFKLGVGFLEKASKNGLMPFITQCCNIIGLMMVGAMTCTMVTLKIPYVYEADGAKIIVQELLDSILPNVLPVALTLLCFQLLKKKNIQPVVLIVGLIIICIILHYFGIL
- a CDS encoding putative N-acetylmannosamine-6-phosphate 2-epimerase, whose protein sequence is MENNKKELIEKLKGGLIVSCQTQPKDVIHEDGRTVVTMAKAAQWGGAVGIRANGPDQIKDIHAAVDLPIIGLHKIMYEGMEDVIMTPTLAHARALWDAGARIIALDATDQLTPWGEPRCNLIPVLKKELPDAVIFADVDTFENAKHAVELGADIVAPTMSGYTKASAHITEPPAYREIARMCRELHVPVIMEGHVYTPESAMKCLYLGCHAVVVGSAITRPHFIVKRFTDLMNKFLEDSNWREDEKAWTGVITKVE
- a CDS encoding PTS mannose/fructose/sorbose transporter subunit IIB, translated to MVELLRIDDRLLHGQVAFSWVNRYAPDAILIANDEVMHNEIQKMAIKMAKPAGMKMAIKTLQDGIDLINNEHVKQMKLFVVVKTSQDALTLIQGVKEHIRLLNIGGISNRKKGGKNVAKGIYLSEEDIENIKKIQKLIDEVDIRVVPTDPKKDIQHVL
- a CDS encoding pyruvate formate-lyase; its protein translation is MVDEGLSGKNNVEILPKLPCEKTVEEQLEVMELYTKTHEQTRNKPKAAREIDCLKVLFPRMFRSIQEDDIFAGRYDVLPIGFGSVTSLGGVGHYCVFGKLNEFREQLETEEDRKRVDRLIAYWSKHDLKAMHAAKYNDHDVNRVFSDSAVYAPVNTSARLSGMMLDYNKLVDKGICGLRAEIESRSIDDPHNDFYQASLEALDLFEACCDYLAEQAKQDMVFASSKRKEDLETIVQSLQVIRKDPPQTFHQALQLVWLYAIMAGIINYGRLDDVTGSFLKRDLDNGTLTYEQAKRYVKCLWTMIENKRTTVNGRVIVGGRGRRNPKAADLFVKIALEVCHECRYVEPQFTLRLYEGTSSEIFDKAMECLADGATYPTLYNDAVHVPGLMHCMRVNEKEAEQYAPFGCGEMNLVGKTTGTPNATINLLKTMNIFMNHGVDPYDNVYKADGVSFKKLEDIHSFEEFFTEYCRLLDHYLDLCAYTQKKSYESMNEQVAFLYDSILMDNCLANGKALLDGGVVYLGGCCETFGNTNTADALTAIKKLVFEEQKYSLTEIQKALLADFNGYERLRKELLNCPKYGNDDTYADTIYLKLYDHVSRYTRAAGIRNGLHHYGIVIINNQGNTEWGLKTSASADGRRNTVFLNPSNNPQGGADKHGPTAVLKSISKLDSRFHLGSVQNIKFQTSFFKENMDKIKLLFKTYFKLGGCQLMVTVIDSHALEDAMVHPEKYPDLIVRVSGFSAVFVNLDREVQKELLSRTMHEGF